The Ptychodera flava strain L36383 chromosome 14, AS_Pfla_20210202, whole genome shotgun sequence genome segment AATCAACATACACATGGTAATGCAATCCTGACAGTTGAAGATTATAATTCATGTTAGGtcaagaaaaaagattactttgTTTCTGGTACTACATTTAGCAAAAGTGATCTGGTGATTGGACGTTCTTGTTCCCTTTTTTTTCCTTATTACTATGGTATGAGATTAACTACTGTACAGTCTTTAACTACAGTCAAACAGTTTATGGAAGGACTGTGGATAAACACAACAGTTATTTTACACAGACTACAAAATTCTGTTCTTTTTATATATAAAGTTTTTATATGTATATTAGACGACTGTTTCATACAATCTATTTGAATTGAGTTAATTGCTTTTTCTGATATTGAGGATTGATTAGTTTTGTTGTAGCTATTTATTTAAGAAAACTATCATCAGGCATTTTTCGAATGcaccaaaaaaaagaaaaaggaaagGACATGAGCAGGTTTTGAAGTGACATGAGCACCAACCAGAAACAAAGTTTTTAATCCCTAAGTAGGGGCTTTACTGTAGATTTGATCAAGAAAAGATTTGATCAGGAGATTGACACTAGGTCAACAGAAGAAATTTACGAACTTGTTATTGTTGCAGAGGATCCATTTATCAGAAAATCTGCAAGAGTGCAGCAATTAAATGTAAAACCTCTATGACAGCTTCCACAGGGCATAAAATCATAGACTCTCAAAAAAAAGTTAGGGTCTATGATAGAATACATCAAAGTTGTTTTGTTTAAAGACTCCAGCTTTGATGAGTAGTCACAAAGGATAATTGATAGTCTCAAATTTTTCTGAATGACAATAGCTTTGGCTATTaaagaaattgttttatttttaaaaggtCAAGCTTCTTGGGAAgaattggaaaacaattaaagcAAAACCTGCTCCTCTGGGTAACCATCCACCTGAGGAAGCTTATTAGTAAGTTTGTGACTCAAACCTTTGGAAAAAATGAACTATCTGTAAAGAGCTTTAAATGTATCAGGTAATAGGAACGAAGTGAATGAAATATATCAAGATAATTGCAGTAGCCAATGGACTTTTTTCACTTGATTTTGTTTACCTTTGGATATGAGATAACAGGAGTCCTCTTCATGCAAACTATATAGTCCTCCAATGTCGCCCTTTCTATAGAAATTCTACGACCAATTGTAGACAGAAAATTGTCTCCAGGGTATCTACCAATGATGTCACTGTGCCTTATAGCACCATGTTTGGAATTGAAGGTTTCAGATGGGTGTATGGTAAACATCCTTCTGAGATGTTCTTGCTTTTTGGGATTTTCTCTTGAGGCTACAGCTAACTCCCCTGCTAAGAATGGCACATCCTCGACTGGGTTGGTTGAAAAACTTGTTCCTCTCTCATCATCCAATGAATCGGATGCAGCAGAGCTTGTGCCATCATCCATTTGCAAAGCAACTGAATCATCAGTAAAAGACGATGTGTGTGTTTTATAGGTTTCTTCCCGTCTTGGCATTTCTCTACCGTCAGACACGTCGTTTTTCCCGCCAAAGTTTTTGAAGGCACCAATGTTATCTTTATCCACACCATGACTTCTACTGCTACTTACATCGGTTTCTCTCACTGCAAAGTCAGAATCCGGTGGAAGCATTTGACTGACTCTGTCGAAAACTGACAGTGTTGACCTGTGCCTCCGCCTCTTCAGCTCGAATAAGTTCAATTTTCCTCCTGTAGGATTCTGGATACGAGAATGATGCACGTCATCCCAGGTGCGCTGATTTCCTGATTTCGCATCCTTTTCTGCGTCACCTTTAGTGTTACCATCATCGCTATCTCGTCCATTATTAGCACCGCTGAAGAAGATGGAAGAACGGGTAAATTTCCTACAGAAATCCTTTTGAAAAGCGAATCTTTCCGTAACAATATACCGTACAAAACATAGATTCTTGGACGCCATTTCGATTATTCACGCGAATCTAGCAGTTCAACTCATGATATTCAGATGATGCGTGGCTCATCTTGGCAGCTTTTTCCAGACTCGTGTGATCAGCTGTTCGATTGGTTTGATGGGGGATTCC includes the following:
- the LOC139150400 gene encoding tRNA (adenine(58)-N(1))-methyltransferase, mitochondrial-like — encoded protein: MASKNLCFVRYIVTERFAFQKDFCRKFTRSSIFFSGANNGRDSDDGNTKGDAEKDAKSGNQRTWDDVHHSRIQNPTGGKLNLFELKRRRHRSTLSVFDRVSQMLPPDSDFAVRETDVSSSRSHGVDKDNIGAFKNFGGKNDVSDGREMPRREETYKTHTSSFTDDSVALQMDDGTSSAASDSLDDERGTSFSTNPVEDVPFLAGELAVASRENPKKQEHLRRMFTIHPSETFNSKHGAIRHSDIIGRYPGDNFLSTIGRRISIERATLEDYIVCMKRTPVISYPKDCITMCMLIDANPGDTILEAGSGSGGMTLFLSRAVGPTGHVHAFEINEKHHGRAVKNFNRWQQSWNLSRPNRKWPSNVIFHHQKLQDGDETLGDMMCDGAIIDMENPHLTMPFVARRLKAGRAVAVYLANLTQIIKTLEYIEAKKVPLENARVVEVTHRSWCVIPARRSDGQLVKSVSGDEEETDVSGDDYEELSSDSSSESDEVNTNPVGQVYLAKPAYYQQPHTAFLLKLRKYKRI